The region CAGTCCCTCGACCGGTTCGTCCAGCATCAGCACCTTGGGATGCGTCATCAGCGCGCGCGCAATCGCCAGCATCTGCTGCTCGCCGCCAGACAACTGGCCGCCGCCGTTCTTGCGGCGCTCCTTCAGGCGCGGGAAGATCTTGTACACGTCTTCCAGTCCCCAGGCAGAATCCTTGCGCGCCGCCATGGTCAGGTTTTCTTCCACCGTCAGCAGCTTGAAGATGCCGCGATGTTCCGGCACCAGGCACACGCCGCGCGCAGCAATCTTGTAGGCCGGCAGGCCGGCGACGTTATTGCCTTCGAACATGACCTTGCCCTGGCGCGGCTGGACCACGCCGACGATGCTCTTCAAGGTGGTGCTCTTGCCGGCGCCGTTGCGGCCCAGCAGCGTCACCACTTCGCCGGCCGCGACGTCCAGCGACACGCCTTGCAGGATGTGGCTCTTGCCGTAGTAACCGTGAATGTCCTGTACGCTGAGGATCATGACGCTTCTCCCGTTTCCTTCTCCG is a window of Herbaspirillum hiltneri N3 DNA encoding:
- a CDS encoding ABC transporter ATP-binding protein; amino-acid sequence: MILSVQDIHGYYGKSHILQGVSLDVAAGEVVTLLGRNGAGKSTTLKSIVGVVQPRQGKVMFEGNNVAGLPAYKIAARGVCLVPEHRGIFKLLTVEENLTMAARKDSAWGLEDVYKIFPRLKERRKNGGGQLSGGEQQMLAIARALMTHPKVLMLDEPVEGLAPVIVDEIVAQIKLIKATGMSIILVEQNLAVCTQLADRHYIVEQGRVAYTATNAEFLADDSAKDRYLGVNLAA